Proteins from a single region of Fimbriimonadales bacterium:
- the moeB gene encoding molybdopterin-synthase adenylyltransferase MoeB, whose translation MKLTEEELQRYSRHMVIPEVGIEGQERLKNSSVLLVGVGGLGSPVAYYLAAAGVGRLGLVDYDIVDRTNLQRQILHFDTDVGKAKLQSAKQKLLSLNPDIEIELHETKLTRDNALSIFETYDVIVDGTDNFPTRYLVNDACVLYGKPNVYGSIFRFEGQVSVFFAKEGACYRCLYPEPPPPGLIPSCADAGVLGVLPGVIGSLQATEVLKLLLGIGEPLVGTLLSFDALRMEFSAYRVTKDPECPICGKNPTITQLIDYEDFCGLRERRLKGRSVPEITVHELEKMRSEGIPFLLLDVREDFELKISRLDPCVHIPMGEVAKRMSELPRDREIVVLCRSGNRSKKVTEDLLRSGFRKVSNLAGGINAYAREINPSIQAY comes from the coding sequence ATGAAACTGACTGAAGAGGAACTTCAACGTTATTCGAGGCATATGGTTATTCCCGAAGTGGGAATCGAAGGTCAGGAACGGCTGAAAAATTCCTCGGTTTTATTGGTGGGCGTGGGGGGGCTCGGTTCTCCTGTCGCCTATTATCTCGCCGCTGCTGGAGTGGGAAGATTGGGGTTGGTAGATTACGATATCGTTGACCGAACGAATTTACAGCGGCAGATTTTGCATTTCGATACGGATGTAGGAAAGGCGAAATTGCAAAGTGCGAAGCAAAAACTTCTCTCCCTCAATCCCGATATCGAAATAGAACTTCATGAAACGAAACTTACGAGAGATAACGCATTGAGCATTTTCGAGACGTATGACGTCATCGTGGATGGCACAGACAATTTTCCTACTCGGTATTTAGTAAACGATGCGTGCGTTCTTTACGGAAAGCCGAATGTATACGGTTCTATTTTTCGTTTCGAAGGGCAGGTGAGCGTGTTTTTCGCAAAGGAAGGCGCTTGTTATCGCTGTCTGTATCCTGAGCCTCCCCCCCCTGGACTCATTCCGAGTTGTGCCGATGCGGGAGTGTTGGGGGTTTTGCCAGGGGTGATCGGTTCTTTACAAGCGACCGAAGTTTTGAAACTTCTTTTGGGAATCGGGGAGCCGCTTGTAGGAACTCTTTTGTCTTTCGATGCGTTGCGGATGGAGTTTAGCGCCTATCGCGTAACAAAAGACCCGGAATGTCCCATCTGCGGCAAAAATCCTACGATAACGCAATTAATAGATTACGAAGATTTCTGCGGATTGCGTGAAAGAAGATTGAAAGGAAGGAGCGTTCCAGAAATCACCGTACACGAACTCGAAAAAATGCGCTCGGAAGGGATTCCATTTTTGCTGTTGGATGTTCGTGAAGATTTCGAACTGAAAATTTCACGCCTCGACCCTTGTGTCCATATCCCGATGGGGGAAGTAGCGAAACGAATGTCGGAACTTCCTCGAGACAGGGAAATCGTGGTTCTTTGCCGCTCCGGGAATAGAAGCAAGAAAGTTACCGAGGACTTGTTGCGAAGCGGCTTTCGAAAAGTGAGCAACCTCGCAGGCGGCATCAATGCCTATGCGAGGGAAATTAATCCGAGCATTCAGGCGTACTGA